GACGGCGGAGCCTCCGAATACCCCGCGATAGACGAGCAGATCGAGGCGGTCGTAGGCGAGCGCCCGGCGGGCCAGCCGGGGCACCAGGAGCAGGGGCAGAAGCATGAGCGCGAAGCGGATGAAGGCCACCTCTCCACCCGAGATCGTCTTCGATACGAGCTTCGCGGCCACCGCCATGAGAGCGAAGCTCACCGCAGAGAGCGCCGTGTAGACGAGCGGACTCCGCGGCGCCGCAGCGACGGGAGGCGTTGGGCCGGTGGTGCTCAGCGCGCGATCGGAGAGCGGAAGAGGTCCGCGAGCCAGTCGGGCACCGCGGTCTTCTGGAAGGAGTCCATGGCGACACAGACGGTGACGATCCGGCTCTCCGCGGCGGGCCGCTCGATGTCGCGGTGGAGGAAGCGATAGCGCCAGGAGACCGAGCTCCCGCCGACGCGCGGAATCGAGACCTCGATCTCGGTGTCATCGCCGTAGCGCAGCGGCCGGTGATACTCGGTCTCGAGGTGCACC
This portion of the Thermoanaerobaculia bacterium genome encodes:
- a CDS encoding acyl-CoA thioesterase, translated to MAFRTPLHVRWGDLDPAGIVYYPRFMHFCHVAMEEFFRDGIGIDYPKLLREHRIGFPVVHLETEYHRPLRYGDDTEIEVSIPRVGGSSVSWRYRFLHRDIERPAAESRIVTVCVAMDSFQKTAVPDWLADLFRSPIAR